Genomic DNA from Epinephelus moara isolate mb chromosome 24, YSFRI_EMoa_1.0, whole genome shotgun sequence:
tattctttacatgacggcatgtcatttctgtctctatggTTGTGCGtttacaatcctcctctgctctctgtatcgcgcacagCAGAGTTCGGTCccagtgcgcacacacacacgcagacacagacacgtgcgcacacacgcacacacacacacagacacaggtgagcacacaggGGCGCGGCGCGGATGGCATTTTTCTGACCAATaattatagttacagtttactaataaaactgttatgaacagtggttacatgagcctcaaaaccagccacaactcagccccgagcagagtgactgtccactatcgaccaatcaacagactgcagtgttcacagctccaccttttagtaccagatctgtgtgctaggtaccccaacagaggggggaccaaaaatggggacagtacggaacggttccattggtaccatccacaacttttcacagtggaaacataAAGTGTCCCCAAAACACACTGTCAAAGTTGTATACTGACAGTTTCTTTGGTAGAAAGTTGTTCCAAGGAAACAGTGAGATCTGTGGTAGCTGTACGACTTATAACTTGATATACAATATGGGTTAAATCTTTCAGATAAAGGGACTGATCCAGAGGTTCATCACAAGACAAGAAACCATCAGCTTGGTGGTTGTTCCATGTAACGTGGACATAGCAACCACAGAAGCGTTGAAGATGGCACAGGAGGTGGATCCTGATGGAGAGAGGACTCTGGGTAAATAGGGCTGATTTTAGAAAAGTACTTGGCCAAGTTACTCAACTTTTAGATTCACTGTCTGTTTGCCCTTTGCTCTCTCAGGTATCTTGACTAAGCCTGACCTGGTGGACAAAGGTACAGAAGACATGGTGGTTGAAATTGTCCACAATGAGGTCATCCACCTGAAGAAGGGCTACATGATTGTCAGGTGCAGAGGTCAGAAGGAGATCACAGAGAAGGTGTCTCTTACTGAAGCTATAGAAAGAGAGAAAGCCTTCTTCAGAGATCATGTGCATTTTCAGTAAGTTCATTGTTTTtggtaattttattttcatggtGATATACTACTGCTGAGGTTTGCGTTTTTACATGTAATATGACATGAACTCAGTGTCTTTTTATTCTTGTTGTAGCACTCTCTATAATGAAGGACAAGCTACTGTCCCTAAACTGGCTGAGAAACTCACACTGGAGCTGGTGCATCACATTGAGGTGAGTTGTTATTTTGTCGCCTTCACATATGACAGCCTTGGATCATATGACAGCTGTGGTGGATAATTTACTAGAATGCTTAACAATTGAAATCTGCAATAAAAAAACCCCAAGAATATCATTATTagctgtatatatatatatataaaacatataaaaataagtTAACTCGTTTTATAAGGACAAGCAAAAAAGATTATTATAAGAAAATAttagatgaaaacaaaaacaatagtaAAGAAATATGGAATATACTAAACAGTATTATAAGAAACAGCTCCAGACAATCAAATTATCCTCTGTATTTCATTGACAAGGATAAAGAAAATTACAATTTGGAGGATGTAGCTAAcagctttaatcattttttttgtaaatgttagACCTGATTTAGCAGGAAAAATCCCAGATCCAAGAAAACCTGAAGAGGATCCATGGACAGAGAGTAATCCCAGCTCAATGTTTCTCAAAGCAGTGATTGAGAGAGAAATATTGGATAtagttaaaaaatgtaaaaacaaaatgtctacGGATTGTAATGATATTGATatgactttattaaaaaaagtcattgagGGGATTTTCAAAACCATTTACATATATCTGTAACTTATCATTTCAAACAGGTTTATttccaaacaaaatgaaaatagccAAAGTCATACAAAACTGGGAACAAGCACAACTTCACTAACTACAGACCTGTCTCGTTACTGCCACAATTCtccaaaatattagaaaaactCTACAATTGAACAGATTGGACTCATTCATAGATAAACTTACTCAACTGGAAATCACATATTCAACATGTACACAATAAAATGTCAAGAAGTATCTCAGTATTAAATAAAGCAAAGCAGGTTCTTAATCACAAGTCACTCCACATTCTCTACTGTTCACTCGTGTTaccatattttaattactgtgcAGAGATCTGGGGCAATAACTACAAGAGTTCACTACATTCACTGTCTATTCTGCAAAGAAGAGTAATAAGAATCATTCACAATGCTGGATATCTGGAACACACCAACTCCTTATTCCTACagttaaaattattaaaattcaAAGATGTGGTTGCATATCAAACAGTACAAATAATGTTCAaggctaaaaataaaacactaccAGAAAACATCCAGACATTGTTGAGTGAAAGGCTGGGGGGTTATAATCTCAGGGAAAAATACAACTTCAAAATTTACAGTGCTCGTACAAACTGGAAAAGATTCTGTATATCCATCTGTGGAGTGAGACTATGGAACAATTTGAATGTGGAGTTAAAGCAATGTCCAAACATATGCCAGTTTAAGATACAGTACAAGTACAAGGTATTCACACAGTacagggaggaagaagagggtTGACAATCACAGGGTGGTTATAGGGATTCTTTTTTATTGCTACATGGGTCATCGTTtgctttgtatttcttttacttttacttttacgtTTACTGAATGTGTTCTTTATGAATAGTTTAGTAGGaacatgtgtatatgtgtacacgtgtatgcatgtatatgtatgtatgtacatagGTATGTAtagtatacagtatgtgtgtgtatttatatgcACATGTACAGGAAGTATAGGAAACCAATGATCATTAATGAATGATGGAAAAGGGGTGggattaaataacatttttgcttcttccctctccttttcGAATATGTAAAATTGAATCAattgtgaaaatatttattttgctttatgCCTATTGTTTGCTTCAAACATGAATGCATGTATatgctttttatttaaattttgtgtgtattttggtaTTGACTAATATTCCGTGCTTCATGTCAATTTTCTGTACATATtcgaaatcaatcaatcaaaacacTTTAGGATTTGCCACTCTGCTTACTCTAGTTGTTCAAGCTTTGACCTGTGTGTGATTTGCAGAGATCTCTGCCTCGACTGGAGGAGCAGATTGAGGACAAACTTGAACAGACTCAGGCAGAGCTGGAGAGATATGGCAGTGGACCCCCATCTGACGCAGCTGAGAAACTCTTCTTCCTCATTGATGTGAGCGTCCTCACGCTATATAACAGTTACCTGGCAAAATGCTCACCATCATGCATGCATTTTAAATACTTATcagataaatataaaacacctgTAAACaactgtttctgctgcagaaAGTGACAGCTTTCACTCAGGATGCCATCAGCCTAACTACAGGAGAGGAACTCAAGTGTGGAGACAAGCTCAATGTCTTTTCTGCACTCAGAAGAGAGTTTGCGAGGTGGAACACCCACCTGGATCACTCAGGAGaaaagtgtgagtgtgtcacTTTGATCTGGTCTACAGTTGACCGTCAGCAGGACTCTGAAATATACTTTGTTTGTTGCAGTTAACAAGAGGATTGAGAAAGAGGTGGAGAACTATGAGGAGAAGTATCGTGGAAGAGAACTGCCGGGCTTCATCAACTACAAGACCTTCGAGGTCATGGTCAAGGAGCAGATCAAACAGCTGGAGGAACCAGCTGTCAAGAGACTCAAGGATATAGGAGGTATATGATTAAATATGTATGACAGATTTACTCTTTATTTCTCAAGTTTTCGTTTTCATCATTCAACTGCTACAAAGTTGCTCGGTGGagatcaagctactgtatctcgTTGTATTTCCATTTCCTCCAGATACTGTTAGGAAGGCGTTCATACAGCTGGCCAACAGTAGCTTCATTGGATTTCCTAGCCTCATTAAAACAGCGAAGGTAGCCGTCTTCTATGAGTCTcgcaaaatgtatttagcatCATTTTCCTGGCTGTGTTCAGACTGACCAGAATCTTATTTTCCAGGCGAAGATCGAAGCCATTAAGCAAGAAAAAGAGTCCACTGCTGAATCCATGCTGAGGACCCAGTTCAAGATGGAGCTGATTGTCTACACTCAGGACAGGACCTACAGCAACAGTTTGAGTGACAGGAAAcgagaggaggatgaggaagaagacAAATGGAAAGGCGCAGTCATTGCTAAAGAAAGGAGTATTGTATACAGAATGGATAATCATGCAACACTTGAGGAGCTGATGCTGCACATTAAATCGTATTACAAAGTAAGTTTTAATGTAGACGGATGATTCATGGACAAAAGCAATGACAGTAAAGTTTAGACCCTACCTTTGTCACCCATCTGTCAaacctttctttccttttcctccttcAGATTGCCAGCCAGCGTCTGGCGGACCAGATCCCACTGGTGATCCGCTACCAGATGTTGCAGGAGTCTGCGGCCCAGCTGCAGAGGGAGATGCTGCAGATGCTTCAGGACAAGGAGAACATGGATTACTTGCTGAAGGAGGATTGTGACATCGGCAGCAAGAGGGCTTCTTTGCAGAGTCGCCTCAAACGCCTCATGAAGGCCCGCGCATACCTGGTGGAGTTCTAGAGAAGGTCCAGGCTTAACAGCTTGAGTCTACTATACCTCTTTTATTGGTCATATACAGGACTGTGGTTGTCTGTTGCtgtattattattcttttttacgGAGTCCGGTGTAGAATGGACACGTCTGTAAGTCAAACCAGGTCAGTGTTGGTGCGTGGGGACTTGTTTTAAATGTACTGTAGTATCTTCTCCTGTTGTCATTCCTAATAAACAACTCCAACGCCTGTTATTTCATactgtatgttaaaaaaaaatcataggaGCACACCATGTTTCCGAGATATACCTTCTCTTGACATATCATTCATACCCAGTTCCAAAAAAGTCGGTACACTgtgacataaaaacagaatgtgATGATTTGCAAATCGTTTTCAACCCATACACAGATACAGTGTAAAGACAAGATTTATAATGTTTTTGGTAAGTATActctcattctgaatttgatgcctacAACACATTCTGCATGTGTTACAACAGTGTGGCTTCGTCGTTAAAGAGTGCAGGTATCACActggcctgcctgcagtccagacctgtctccaATTGAAAATGTGTGGAGCAACTGAGGTCGTATATCAAGCAAGAACAGGAAAGAGTTTGATTTTCAAAACTTTGACTACTGGTGTCTTCAGTTCCCAGTTTTGTTTAGCTGAGGGCTGTCAAAAGAAAAGGTTTATcagtttaaatattaaatatattttctttcttctgtatTCAGTTGAATACAAATTGAAAAGGATTTGCCAATCattgcattatgtttttgtttgcattttacaCAGTGCCCAAACCTTTTTCGAGTCAGGGTTATATAATCACAGACTTAAAAATGTTCCAAATGCATGTTTTTcgaatttatttgtttaaataaagaaaaatggacTTGGATTTATTGATTATGTAATTTTGCTACTCCAATTTGATTTTACATGCAAGACTACTTCAGCTAACAATCTGTTTTCTTAAGGTGTCACACCCCAGGTGACAACATAGTTTTTTCAAGCACTGGTcagttttgagattttgggctattttgcgtccataatgtttttttttttttaattttttcagaCAAGTGGGAAAAAATGTCCAAATTACATATTCAGGTGTTATTCATTCAGATTTCTGTAGTGGAATTGTACATTAAATgcacatatttaattagataatacctattttttatatttaaacataaaacttAAGAAAacttttaataaaaagaaaaaaattcttaGTAATCAAATTGGGAAATTTAATGTTGATATCtatatgttaaaatgttaccCGTATCAACCTGGTGTGTCTggctttaaataaaatactgtcatTATGTACTCAAGAGTTACATATTCTTGATATGACCAGTTAGTTactttaaagaaaacaatacATGAAGTGCTCTACTACTCCACAATGATCAAAATGAGAATTGGTACAATCCAGTCATCTTTTAGGACAgtgctgcagcttcatgttcggctgacctgagacctgtttCTGCAAATAGAGCAGTAAATAATGCTTTCTTATGAGTCTAACTAAAATCCATTATGCTACACTTTCTCAGGTCGTCTTACTGCAGCCTATACTGTCCCTAAGCCGTATGAATGTTGATGGATGTGGTAGACTTTGTACATAAAACTTGCTCATATCTATGCAGAAATACTGTGCATCAGTATGAAACTGTGTACTTTAGCTCCCCCTTGTGGTGTAAAATTAAATAGTAAACAAAATCCCAGTGTGACAGCAAAACACGAGTTGTAACATAAACCTGAAGTATTACGAAAACTAAGAACAGATATTCTATCTTATTCCAAGCACACAGACATAACGTCGCTTCCTCCATGTCATCAAAGAGCTAATGGTGTCTTCCACCCTCAGCAGTGAAGGATTTGCATCAGTGATGTAAATACAAAGCTGATTCAGTTCTGACGTCCAGTCTGGTAACTGTCCACCAATCCCTAATAACCAATAATCATTGCTTTCCTGTCCATCTATAACCTCGACTTAGTTCCATCGCCAAACGCTTGTAAGCAGATTTTATGAGCTGTACAGAccaacatacatttaaaaatccacCATTCTGGTAAATACTTGAACAACACAGATATGGACAAGTCAGCTTtattcaaaaatacatacaaaaagtCTTcttagacaaaaacaaaattctctAAAAGCAGTTAATTTATTTCAGTCACGATCTCCACGAGTTCATTCTCCATTCTCTGCAGGGCTCTCCTGGTTGTTGTCATCATTGTCCGATTTCTCGTCATCTGGGaaagataaaaatgaattaGCGAGGCATAGGTTCCTCTGCTTTTTGTAAACTTAACCCATGAAACGGTAATTAGAATAAAGGACATGACACAGGGACATCAACAGGTACAAACAATGCTGAGTATCACTCACTCTCAAGTGTCTGCTGTAGCTCCTGTATGGTGCTGAGGAGCACATGGAACTGCTTCTTCCTTAACTCCAACTGTGTCgcagagaagagagggaaaaatgaaggaaattaTAACTACTGATAAGGACATTAGAGGTTAAAATAGAAGATGTGATCCGTGTATTTGGCTTTACCTTTGCATCTACGTTCTCCTTGATTTGAGAAAGTTGCTGGAGTTCTTTGTCAAGCGCCTCCAACTGCCTGCGAGTGATGAAACCAACATTGAGCGCTCAATCTGGTTATCATTAAAAGCCAAAAACTGCTCTAACACGAATGAGCACAACAACTCAATATGTGGATGAACCAAAGGATAGGCTGACTCACTTTAGTGTTTCATGTCGGTCTGGGTGTTGCTGGATAACCTTGGCTAAAGCATCATACtctggaagaaaagaaaaaaagtgagaaTGACAGACAAGCAGAAACAGGTCAGTTAAGCTATTCTGCAAAAGTTTATGTACACAGTGAACATGCAGTAGCTTTATACATCctaaaactgaaaataagagAAAGTAAGTGTTGGCTTATGTCTAAAAACAAATAGTCAACACTTAATCACACAGGACCCAAACCCTAATCGCCTGTGTAAAAGTCATGTGCTTAACCCATTCATCCACCACATCTTAGGTCCTTCACGGGCTGTGATGGTCTTTATACTACGTCGCCTGACTTTCTGGCAGTGTATTTGAGGTTTTTTCAATCATAGACTGACCAGTTTCAGAGAATATCAAAGACTGGCTAGTACAAGCCCTGACCCTGACCTCTTTACCCTGATCCTAACCACTTCTAACTTCTGCGCATCACCATGACGAGTACTAGCCAACCACAGCAAGCAATGAGATCCATAATAATGAGTTTAGGGAGGGACGTTCATAGCTGAATTGCTGCAGCATGACTATTCTCACCTGAGTGCAAACAGACACTCTGAATACAAATTTCTATTTCTACATTattttgacaaactatactgACACCAATTCTTCTGAAATGACTGactccagttttttttttcatacctttTCTACACTCAAAAATGTATGGCCTCGATTTAAATTGGCCACTTTCATTTTGAATTGTGTGCTCTGTCCATCTGCTACAACTGCTTAAACTCATTGGATGTCTGAAGGCTGCTGGGAAAATGTTGTGTgtactgttttatttataaaaattaCAATAGTCATCCGtatgatttattatttgttataaCCCAATCTACGAGGAACTGTTACATGAATTAGAACTCATATTGAAGCagtatacaaaataaaatgtaataaccTGTGTCAGACAGACATTATTGTGCTCCGCaaggaaatacatttttccaTGTCAACAACAGATTTCAGTATTAATTTATCTGtcaatattttaattaataagTGTAAGAAAGTAGCGAAAAATGTCTACCACAAGTCCCCAAAGCCCAACGCTAAGTTTTTAGATTGCTTGTTTAGTCCAGCCTACAGTCTGAGCATCCAATCCTTATATTAAAGAAGCTGGCTGCAGAAAATGGAAGTTTTccttgataaatgacttaaatgacTCATCCACTGTTAGAATAATTGGcagttatttatttcaaattatttgttttatgtctgaAACAATGGCATTTGTGCTGTTGTCAGTTTTGCCCAGAacactctttaaaaaaaagggagagTTTTGATCTCAAGAAGTCTTTAACTCCTGGTggaaaaagtacatttttacattttatttttttaattgactgatCTATTGATCTACGGTTTTAGCACTTTGTCTACCTGTTGAATGTATTAGTTTCACTTCAATatgggggggcggggggggggggtgtgacACCTCCAATATCGCCTTTGGTCTTTCACAATCTTTATATAACGCCACAAGGAATAAATCTCTCCTGTCCACAATTGCCTAAACAATCGAAAATATTCTCACCTTGTCGATTTTTCCGTATTCTCTTTGCCCTCTGAATTTCCTTTTTGCACTCTGCTATCTTCTCGTGTGcagatgtgatgttttgttCTGCAATAAGGACAAGGTGGAGATAAGGTCATACTGCAACACCTAAAACATGCATTGTGTTGTGCCCAGATCTTCTAGTTAGCACACAGACAGTATGAAATGCAAGggaatttaaatataaaagaaTATACACACAACAGGTCAGTTCAGTGATAGAAACCCCTCAGTTCATACCTATGTTAGAGTAGATTTTCTCATAATTCTCCATTTCCCGTAGATTCATGTCATAAACCATCAACGTCTTTCCCATGGAGAACTCACACTGGGCCAACGTGCCCATCATCCTCTGATACTGCGTGAACCTGAACACAAGTACAAAAAGGTTTACGACTCAAAGCAAGCTCTTCATTACACCTTTATATGAATTCTCGGTGGCAAAGTCCAAGGCTGGGGTCCGCAGGGCTAACTTACCCTTCCTCCGGGGTCCCAGGCGAGTTGCACCATTTGGTGAAACTCTTCAGCAGCACGTTGATGCGACGGTCATCTCCAGCTCCGTCCCCGTCAATAAGAAGACGCTTCCGTATAACTTCATCTAGGATAAGAGCGAAAGCAGGAT
This window encodes:
- the LOC126385412 gene encoding interferon-induced GTP-binding protein Mx isoform X3, producing the protein MATLNQQFEEKVRPCIDLIDRIRSLDVEEHFELPAIAVIGDQSSGKSSVLEALSGVALPRGSGIVTRCPLELKMKRKKEGEEWYGKISYQGCEEEIEDPSDVENKIREAQDEMAGVGVGISDDLISLEIASPDVPDLTLIDLPGIARVAVKGQPEDIGKQIKGLIQRFITRQETISLVVVPCNVDIATTEALKMAQEVDPDGERTLGILTKPDLVDKGTEDMVVEIVHNEVIHLKKGYMIVRCRGQKEITEKVSLTEAIEREKAFFRDHVHFHTLYNEGQATVPKLAEKLTLELVHHIERSLPRLEEQIEDKLEQTQAELERYGSGPPSDAAEKLFFLIDKVTAFTQDAISLTTGEELKCGDKLNVFSALRREFARWNTHLDHSGEKFNKRIEKEVENYEEKYRGRELPGFINYKTFEVMVKEQIKQLEEPAVKRLKDIGDTVRKAFIQLANSSFIGFPSLIKTAKAKIEAIKQEKESTAESMLRTQFKMELIVYTQDRTYSNSLSDRKREEDEEEDKWKGAVIAKERSIVYRMDNHATLEELMLHIKSYYKIASQRLADQIPLVIRYQMLQESAAQLQREMLQMLQDKENMDYLLKEDCDIGSKRASLQSRLKRLMKARAYLVEF
- the LOC126385412 gene encoding interferon-induced GTP-binding protein Mx isoform X2 gives rise to the protein MNTLNQQYEEKVRPCIDLIDSLRSLGVEKDLALPAIAVIGDQSSGKSSVLEALSGVALPRGSGIVTRCPLELKMKRKKEGEEWYGKISYQGCEEEIEDPSDVENKIREAQDEMAGVGVGISDDLISLEIASPDVPDLTLIDLPGIARVAVKGQPEDIGKQIKGLIQRFITRQETISLVVVPCNVDIATTEALKMAQEVDPDGERTLGILTKPDLVDKGTEDMVVEIVHNEVIHLKKGYMIVRCRGQKEITEKVSLTEAIEREKAFFRDHVHFHTLYNEGQATVPKLAEKLTLELVHHIERSLPRLEEQIEDKLEQTQAELERYGSGPPSDAAEKLFFLIDKVTAFTQDAISLTTGEELKCGDKLNVFSALRREFARWNTHLDHSGEKFNKRIEKEVENYEEKYRGRELPGFINYKTFEVMVKEQIKQLEEPAVKRLKDIGDTVRKAFIQLANSSFIGFPSLIKTAKAKIEAIKQEKESTAESMLRTQFKMELIVYTQDRTYSNSLSDRKREEDEEEDKWKGAVIAKERSIVYRMDNHATLEELMLHIKSYYKIASQRLADQIPLVIRYQMLQESAAQLQREMLQMLQDKENMDYLLKEDCDIGSKRASLQSRLKRLMKARAYLVEF
- the thoc7 gene encoding THO complex subunit 7 homolog, giving the protein MGAVTDDEVIRKRLLIDGDGAGDDRRINVLLKSFTKWCNSPGTPEEGFTQYQRMMGTLAQCEFSMGKTLMVYDMNLREMENYEKIYSNIEQNITSAHEKIAECKKEIQRAKRIRKNRQEYDALAKVIQQHPDRHETLKQLEALDKELQQLSQIKENVDAKLELRKKQFHVLLSTIQELQQTLENDEKSDNDDNNQESPAENGE